The Watersipora subatra chromosome 1, tzWatSuba1.1, whole genome shotgun sequence genome has a window encoding:
- the LOC137386027 gene encoding uncharacterized protein, with translation MKLELASQDSMQTTTKSLKNVSKDKPACQAEKLKSFSNFGRTGTVSNFELYRHKLLQNYLDVVLPKGLDEPGTEDEYELAPETRSTSQDSIRLSQFHNASSRQLTSTLLAANGKINLEITNLSKPNEEERDSNITLSDKSIANDVLDEDLIVNTND, from the exons ATGAAATTAGAGCTCGCTTCTCAAGATTCGATGCAAACAACAACTAAATCTCTAAAGAATGTCTCTAAGGACAAGCCAGCTTGTCAGGCTGAAAAACTCAAatcattttcaaacttt GGTAGAACTGGAACTGTCTCAAACTTTGAGCTCTACCGTCACAAGCTcctacaaaactatttagatgTGGTGCTTCCAAAAGGCCTAGATGAACCTGGTACGGAAGACGAATATGAACTTGCTCCAGAAACCCGTTCCACAAGTCAAGATAGCATAAGACTCAGCCAGTTTCATAATGCTAGCAGCCGACAACTGACTAGCACACTTTTGGCAGCGAATGGAAAGATAAATTTGGAGATTACAAACTTGTCAAAACCAAATGAAGAGGAACGCGATTCAAATATAACTTTGTCAGACAAATCCATCGCTAATGATGTGCTAGATGAGGATTTGATTGTGAATACAAATGATTGA